The following proteins are co-located in the Anser cygnoides isolate HZ-2024a breed goose chromosome 2, Taihu_goose_T2T_genome, whole genome shotgun sequence genome:
- the LOC106039063 gene encoding kinesin-like protein KIF20A isoform X1: protein MDDEGKSCIPAEVSDILESVSFLDLVGNPSPMESTVLYNPEEQEAYQPLKVFLRVRPFSVAELENHESQGCVTIEDPQTVILHAPKESSAMKNSERGIGQSVHRFTFSQVFGPETSQSEFFEGSTKEIVRAYVNGVNGLVFTYGVTNAGKTFTIQGTSKDFGILPRSLDMIFNHIRGRQYLKMNFKPYLSSDVKKLEDAQVKQEEAIKAAILASLKEETESISGAVTNMCHVELTSSNCTSKNQPSDLLGEKNFVPLDTPRTNTGQRTQASVWISFCEIYNEYVYDLLSVLSTSKNQKRRVLRICEDQGGNSYIKDLKWINTQSTEEACKILKIGNKNRSFACTRMNEQSSRSHSIFSIRLLKLTDEHQPHVLGVSELSFCDLAGSERCNKTQAFGDRLKEAGNINNSLHILGKCIAALKQNQNPKMKPSYIPFRESKLTRLFQPFFCGKGKACMIVNINQHASMYDETLHVMKFSAIAKQVIQTILPKSLGYFPPKLVGGDGKPIVRFDANTSLDDLPGCTEASTEEEVDITILSHEDLLKTTENLKEKLVAERQSKLLLEVKIRREMAEEMFRQLLETEEAWSNRLEDMKDSYEEKLESKFEMYKEAIKKHAYMCAMEQLEDHYVPIEEFIAEQEKVEDRESKILQLERQLDEQSQRLLALGSPNSDILTTENGMELDLANKMMKRANEGLQKQCTEKDELIKSLKLKVRKLNETLLEANEGYRKMAEENSRLKHTIMLKDQEMNNLQNWAKRVLELEETVSSLQKELEHKKHFSIEEPKQQKPRRGLLANLKSTVAGTASTPLGKGWGKCEDVSTPSRKHVLFAHKTKE, encoded by the exons ATGGACGATGAGGGGAAAAGCTGTATCCCTGCAGAAGTATCTGATATCTTGGAATCAGTTTCTTTTCTGGACTTGGTGGGTAACCCCTCGCCTATGGAGTCAACAGTACTGTACAACCCggaggagcaggag gCATACCAACCTTTGAAAGTTTTCTTGAGGGTGAGGCCCTTTTCTGTAGCAGAACTGGAAAACCATGAATCTCAG ggttgtGTAACTATTGAAGATCCCCAGACAGTAATTCTTCATGCACCCAAAGAGTCTTCTGCGATGAAAAACAGTGAGAGAGGGATTGGTCAGTCTGTGCACAGGTTCACCTTTTCTCAG GTCTTTGGACCAGAAACTTCTCAAAGTGAATTTTTTGAAGGCTCAACAAAAGAGATAGTAAGAGCGTACGTTAATGGAGTGAATGGACTGGTGTTTACTTATGGGGTTACAAATGCAGGCAAGACATTCACTATCCAAG GAACTTCAAAAGATTTTGGTATTTTACCTCGCTCACTTGACATGATTTTTAACCACATAAGGGGAAGACAGTATCTGAAGATGAACTTTAAGCCATATTTGAGCAGTGATGTTAAGAAACTAGAAGATGCACAAGTTAAACAAGAAGAAGCCATTAAAGCTGCTATTCTTGCATCACTGAAAGAG GAGACGGAAAGTATCTCAGGTGCTGTTACAAATATGTGTCACGTGGAGTTGACTTCTTCCAACTGTACTTCAAAAAATCAGCCTTCTGATCTACTAG GAGAGAAGAACTTTGTTCCACTTGACACACCTAGGACCAATACAGGCCAAAGAACACAAGCATCTGTGTGGATTTCCTTTTGTGAGATTTATAACGAATATGTGTATGATCTATTAAGTGTGTTATCTACATCTAAAAACCAGAAGCGTAGAGTCTTAAGAATTTGTGAGGATCAAGGAGGCAATTCTTATATTAAAG ACTTAAAGTGGATTAACACTCAGAGTACTGAAGAAGCCTGCAAGATACTAAAAATAGGAAACAAGAACCGAAGCTTTGCTTGTACTAGAATGAATGAGCAATCAAGTAGGAG TCACAGTATATTCTCAATCCGGCTGCTAAAGCTAACTGATGAACATCAACCACATGTTCTTGGAGTTTCAGA GTTGTCCTTCTGTGACTTGGCTGGATCAGAGAGGTGTAATAAAACACAAGCCTTTGGAGACAGACTAAAAGAAGCAGGAAATATTAATAATTCCCTTCATATCCTTGGAAAATGCATTGCAGCACTGAAGCAGAATCAAAATCCAAA GATGAAGCCAAGCTATATTCCATTCAGAGAGAGCAAATTGACTCGTCTGTTTCAGCCATTCTTCTGTGGAAAAGGCAAAGCTTGTATGATTGTAAACATCAATCAGCATGCTTCCATGTATGATGAAACACTGCATGTAATGAAATTTTCAGCTATAGCCAAACAG GTAATCCAGACAATCCTGCCCAAAAGTTTAGGTTACTTCCCACCAAAGTTAGTTGGAGGTGATGGCAAACCTATCGTACGCTTTGATGCTAACACATCTTTAGATGACCTTCCTGGCTGTACTGAAGCCTCCACAGAAGAGGAAGTGGACATCACCATTCTGAGTCACGAG GATCTCTTGAAAACTACAGAGAATCTAAAAGAGAAGCTAGTTGCAGAAAGGCAAAGTAAACTCCTTCTGGAGGTGAAGATACGTAGAGAGATGGCAGAAGAAATGTTCCGACAGCTGCTGGAAACAGAGGAAGCCTGGAG CAACCGCTTGGAAGATATGAAAGACAGCTATGAAGAAAAACTGGAGAGCAAATTTGAAATGTATAAGGAGGCCATCAAGAAACATGCGTACATGTGTGCAATGGAACAACTTGAAGACCATTATGTTCCCATAGAAGAATTTATAGCTGAGCAAGAGAAAGTTGAG gataGAGAGAGTAAAATATTGCAATTGGAAAGACAACTTGATGAACAGTCACAGAGATTGTTGGCTCTGGGAAGTCCAAATTCAGATATACTGACTACTGAAAATGGCATGGAACTAG ATCTTGCAAACAAGATGATGAAGAGAGCCAATGAAGGACTGCAGAAGCAATGCACAGAGAAGGATGAG cttatAAAATCTCTGAAGTTGAAAGTACggaaattaaatgaaactcTGCTAGAAGCTAATGAAGGCTACAGAAAAATGGCAGAAGAGAACAGCAGACTGAAGCATACAATCATGCTCAAG GATCAAGAAATGAATAATCTTCAGAACTGGGCTAAACGTGTTCTTGAGCTTGAAGAAACAGTGTCTTCCCTGCAAAAAGAACTTGAACACAAAAAGCATTTCTCTATTGAggaaccaaaacaacaaaaaccccgGAGAGGTTTGTTGGCTAACCTGAAATCCACGGTAGCAGGCACTGCTAGTACACCTCTTGGTAAAGGCTGGGGCAAGTGTGAAGATGTTTCAACCCCTTCAAGAAAACATGTACTGTTTGctcataaaacaaaagaataa
- the LOC106039063 gene encoding kinesin-like protein KIF20A isoform X2, giving the protein MKNSERGIGQSVHRFTFSQVFGPETSQSEFFEGSTKEIVRAYVNGVNGLVFTYGVTNAGKTFTIQGTSKDFGILPRSLDMIFNHIRGRQYLKMNFKPYLSSDVKKLEDAQVKQEEAIKAAILASLKEETESISGAVTNMCHVELTSSNCTSKNQPSDLLGEKNFVPLDTPRTNTGQRTQASVWISFCEIYNEYVYDLLSVLSTSKNQKRRVLRICEDQGGNSYIKDLKWINTQSTEEACKILKIGNKNRSFACTRMNEQSSRSHSIFSIRLLKLTDEHQPHVLGVSELSFCDLAGSERCNKTQAFGDRLKEAGNINNSLHILGKCIAALKQNQNPKMKPSYIPFRESKLTRLFQPFFCGKGKACMIVNINQHASMYDETLHVMKFSAIAKQVIQTILPKSLGYFPPKLVGGDGKPIVRFDANTSLDDLPGCTEASTEEEVDITILSHEDLLKTTENLKEKLVAERQSKLLLEVKIRREMAEEMFRQLLETEEAWSNRLEDMKDSYEEKLESKFEMYKEAIKKHAYMCAMEQLEDHYVPIEEFIAEQEKVEDRESKILQLERQLDEQSQRLLALGSPNSDILTTENGMELDLANKMMKRANEGLQKQCTEKDELIKSLKLKVRKLNETLLEANEGYRKMAEENSRLKHTIMLKDQEMNNLQNWAKRVLELEETVSSLQKELEHKKHFSIEEPKQQKPRRGLLANLKSTVAGTASTPLGKGWGKCEDVSTPSRKHVLFAHKTKE; this is encoded by the exons ATGAAAAACAGTGAGAGAGGGATTGGTCAGTCTGTGCACAGGTTCACCTTTTCTCAG GTCTTTGGACCAGAAACTTCTCAAAGTGAATTTTTTGAAGGCTCAACAAAAGAGATAGTAAGAGCGTACGTTAATGGAGTGAATGGACTGGTGTTTACTTATGGGGTTACAAATGCAGGCAAGACATTCACTATCCAAG GAACTTCAAAAGATTTTGGTATTTTACCTCGCTCACTTGACATGATTTTTAACCACATAAGGGGAAGACAGTATCTGAAGATGAACTTTAAGCCATATTTGAGCAGTGATGTTAAGAAACTAGAAGATGCACAAGTTAAACAAGAAGAAGCCATTAAAGCTGCTATTCTTGCATCACTGAAAGAG GAGACGGAAAGTATCTCAGGTGCTGTTACAAATATGTGTCACGTGGAGTTGACTTCTTCCAACTGTACTTCAAAAAATCAGCCTTCTGATCTACTAG GAGAGAAGAACTTTGTTCCACTTGACACACCTAGGACCAATACAGGCCAAAGAACACAAGCATCTGTGTGGATTTCCTTTTGTGAGATTTATAACGAATATGTGTATGATCTATTAAGTGTGTTATCTACATCTAAAAACCAGAAGCGTAGAGTCTTAAGAATTTGTGAGGATCAAGGAGGCAATTCTTATATTAAAG ACTTAAAGTGGATTAACACTCAGAGTACTGAAGAAGCCTGCAAGATACTAAAAATAGGAAACAAGAACCGAAGCTTTGCTTGTACTAGAATGAATGAGCAATCAAGTAGGAG TCACAGTATATTCTCAATCCGGCTGCTAAAGCTAACTGATGAACATCAACCACATGTTCTTGGAGTTTCAGA GTTGTCCTTCTGTGACTTGGCTGGATCAGAGAGGTGTAATAAAACACAAGCCTTTGGAGACAGACTAAAAGAAGCAGGAAATATTAATAATTCCCTTCATATCCTTGGAAAATGCATTGCAGCACTGAAGCAGAATCAAAATCCAAA GATGAAGCCAAGCTATATTCCATTCAGAGAGAGCAAATTGACTCGTCTGTTTCAGCCATTCTTCTGTGGAAAAGGCAAAGCTTGTATGATTGTAAACATCAATCAGCATGCTTCCATGTATGATGAAACACTGCATGTAATGAAATTTTCAGCTATAGCCAAACAG GTAATCCAGACAATCCTGCCCAAAAGTTTAGGTTACTTCCCACCAAAGTTAGTTGGAGGTGATGGCAAACCTATCGTACGCTTTGATGCTAACACATCTTTAGATGACCTTCCTGGCTGTACTGAAGCCTCCACAGAAGAGGAAGTGGACATCACCATTCTGAGTCACGAG GATCTCTTGAAAACTACAGAGAATCTAAAAGAGAAGCTAGTTGCAGAAAGGCAAAGTAAACTCCTTCTGGAGGTGAAGATACGTAGAGAGATGGCAGAAGAAATGTTCCGACAGCTGCTGGAAACAGAGGAAGCCTGGAG CAACCGCTTGGAAGATATGAAAGACAGCTATGAAGAAAAACTGGAGAGCAAATTTGAAATGTATAAGGAGGCCATCAAGAAACATGCGTACATGTGTGCAATGGAACAACTTGAAGACCATTATGTTCCCATAGAAGAATTTATAGCTGAGCAAGAGAAAGTTGAG gataGAGAGAGTAAAATATTGCAATTGGAAAGACAACTTGATGAACAGTCACAGAGATTGTTGGCTCTGGGAAGTCCAAATTCAGATATACTGACTACTGAAAATGGCATGGAACTAG ATCTTGCAAACAAGATGATGAAGAGAGCCAATGAAGGACTGCAGAAGCAATGCACAGAGAAGGATGAG cttatAAAATCTCTGAAGTTGAAAGTACggaaattaaatgaaactcTGCTAGAAGCTAATGAAGGCTACAGAAAAATGGCAGAAGAGAACAGCAGACTGAAGCATACAATCATGCTCAAG GATCAAGAAATGAATAATCTTCAGAACTGGGCTAAACGTGTTCTTGAGCTTGAAGAAACAGTGTCTTCCCTGCAAAAAGAACTTGAACACAAAAAGCATTTCTCTATTGAggaaccaaaacaacaaaaaccccgGAGAGGTTTGTTGGCTAACCTGAAATCCACGGTAGCAGGCACTGCTAGTACACCTCTTGGTAAAGGCTGGGGCAAGTGTGAAGATGTTTCAACCCCTTCAAGAAAACATGTACTGTTTGctcataaaacaaaagaataa
- the RPS20 gene encoding small ribosomal subunit protein uS10, which yields MAFKDTGKAPVEQEVAIHRIRITLTSRNVKSLEKVCADLIRGAKEKNLKVKGPVRMPTKTLRITTRKTPCGEGSKTWDRFQMRIHKRLIDLHSPSEIVKQITSISIEPGVEVEVTIADA from the exons ATG GCGTTTAAGGATACCGGCAAGGCACCTGTGGAACAAGAGGTGGCAATTCATCGCATCAGAATTACTTTGACGAGTCGCAACGTGAAATCACTTGAGAAGG tctgtgccGATTTGATCAGAGGTGCTAAGGAGAAAAACCTAAAGGTGAAAGGACCTGTTCGCATGCCCACCAAG ACTCTGCGAATCACTACCAGGAAGACACCTTGTGGTGAAGGTTCGAAGACCTGGGACCGCTTCCAAATGCGCATCCACAAGCGGCTCATCGACTTGCACAGCCCTTCTGAGATCGTGAAGCAGATCACTTCCATCAGCATCGAACCAGGTGTAGAAGTCGAAGTCACTATTGCCGATGCCTAA